One Urocitellus parryii isolate mUroPar1 chromosome 9, mUroPar1.hap1, whole genome shotgun sequence DNA segment encodes these proteins:
- the Alg1 gene encoding chitobiosyldiphosphodolichol beta-mannosyltransferase isoform X2 has protein sequence MREDLAENWHIKAVTVYDKPASFFKETPLDLQHELFMKLGCTYSPFRACSEPSGPAIERSAFTEKDARTGVVTHLGGRPALLVSSTSWTEDEDFSILLAALEEFEQRASDGDSLPSVVCVITGKGPLKEHYSRLIGQKQFQHIKVCTPWLEAEDYPLLLGSADLGVCLHKSSSGLDLPMKVVDMFGCCLPVCAVNFKCLHELVKHGENGLVFEDAEALAAQLQMLFSKFPDPAGKLNQFRKNLRESEQLRWDESWQRTVLPLVMDT, from the exons ATGCGGGAAGACCTGGCTGAGAACTGGCACATCAA GGCTGTGACTGTCTACGACAAGCCGGCTTCGTTCTTTAAGGAGACACCGCTGGACCTGCAGCATGAGCTCTTCATGAAGCTGGGCTGCACCTACTCTCCGTTCAGGGCCTG CTCAGAACCCTCGGGCCCTGCCATAGAGAGGTCGGCCTTCACGGAGAAGGATGCTCGCACTGGGGTGGTGACACATCTTGGTGGGCGGCCGGCACTGCTGGTCAGCAGCACCAGCTGGACAG AGGACGAGGACTTCTCCATCCTGCTGGCAGCGTTGGAAG agtttGAACAGCGGGCATCTGATGGAGACAGCCTTCCTTCTGTAGTCTGTGTGATAACAG GCAAAGGGCCGCTGAAGGAGCACTACAGCCGCCTCATTGGCCAGAAGCAGTTCCAGCACATCAAGGTGTGCACGCCGTGGCTGGAGGCCGAGGACTACCCGTTGCTTCTAG GGTCGGCGGACCTGGGTGTCTGTCTGCACAAGTCCTCCAGTGGCCTGGACCTGCCCATGAAGGTGGTGGACATGTTTGGGTGCTGCCTGCCTGTGTGTGCCGTGAACTTTAAGTG CCTGCATGAGCTTGTGAAGCACGGGGAGAACGGCCTGGTCTTTGAGGATGCGGAGGCGCTGGCAGCTCAACTGCAG ATGCTTTTCTCAAAGTTTCCTGATCCTGCTGGAAAACTAAACCAGTTTCGGAAGAACCTTCGGGAGTCAGAGCAGCTTCGATGGGACGAGAGCTGGCAGCGGACTGTGCTCCCTTTGGTCATGGACACATGA